The proteins below are encoded in one region of Triticum aestivum cultivar Chinese Spring chromosome 1B, IWGSC CS RefSeq v2.1, whole genome shotgun sequence:
- the LOC123105870 gene encoding legumin B, with protein sequence MAVDLTPRQPAKAYGGDGGAYYEWSPAELPMLGVASIGAAKLSLAAGGMSLPSYSDSAKVAYVLQGKGTCGIVLPEATKEKVVAVKEGDALALPFGVVTWWHNTPESATELVVLFLGDTSKGHRPGQFTNFQLTGSSGIFTGFSTEFVGRAWDLKEDDAAKLVSSQPASGIVKLTAGQKLPVPVDADRKDMALNCLEAKLDVDIPNGGRVVVLNTANLPLVKEVGLGADLVRIDAHSMCSPGFSCDSAYQVTYIVRGSGRVQVVGPDGKRVLETRIEGGSLFIVPRFHVVSKIADASGMEWFSIITTPNPIFSHLAGKTSVWKAISPEVLEASFNTTPEMEKLFRSKRLDSEIFFAPN encoded by the exons ATGGCGGTGGATCTGACCCCGAGGCAGCCGGCCAAGGcctacggcggcgacggcggcgcctactacgAGTGGAGCCCCGCCGAGCTGCCCATGCTCGGCGTCGCCTCCATCGGCGCCGCCAAGCTCTCGCTCGCCGCCGGCGGCATGTCGCTCCCCAGCTACTCCGACTCCGCCAAGGTCGCCTACGTCCTCCAAG GCAAGGGAACCTGCGGCATCGTCCTGCCTGAGGCCACTAAGGAGAAGGTGGTCGCCGTGAAGGAAGGCGACGCTCTGGCGCTCCCCTTCGGTGTGGTCACCTGGTGGCACAACACCCCTGAGTCTGCCACGGAGCTTGTTGTCCTCTTCCTGGGCGACACCTCCAAAGGCCACAGGCCCGGCCAGTTCACCAACTTCCAGCTCACCGGTTCGAGCGGCATCTTCACCGGCTTCTCCACGGAGTTTGTCGGCCGTGCCTGGGACCTCAAGGAGGACGATGCTGCCAAGCTCGTCTCCAGTCAACCTGCGTCTGGCATTGTGAAGCTCACTGCCGGGCAGAAGCTCCCAGTGCCGGTCGATGCTGACCGCAAGGACATGGCGCTTAACTGCCTCGAGGCCAAGCTGGACGTGGACATCCCCAATGGTGGCCGCGTGGTGGTGCTCAACACCGCGAACCTGCCGCTGGTCAAGGAGGTTGGtcttggtgctgaccttgtcaGGATCGATGCCCACTCCATGTGCTCCCCAGGCTTCTCCTGTGACTCGGCCTACCAGGTGACCTACATCGTCCGTGGCAGCGGCCGTGTTCAGGTTGTCGGCCCCGACGGCAAGCGTGTGCTGGAGACCCGCATTGAGGGCGGCAGCCTCTTCATCGTGCCCCGCTTCCACGTCGTGTCCAAGATCGCCGATGCCTCCGGCATGGAGTGGttctccatcatcaccacccccaa CCCGATCTTCAGCCACCTTGCTGGGAAGACCTCGGTGTGGAAGGCCATCTCACCGGAGGTGCTGGAGGCGTCGTTCAACACCACGCCGGAGATGGAGAAGCTCTTCCGGTCCAAGAGGCTCGACTCTGAGATTTTCTTCGCCCCCAACTAG